A portion of the Corynebacterium occultum genome contains these proteins:
- the purS gene encoding phosphoribosylformylglycinamidine synthase subunit PurS: protein MARVVVNVMPKAEILDPQGQAVLRALGRIGVSGVSDVRQGKRFELEVDDSVSEADLTKVAETLLANTVIEDFEVVGVEVAK from the coding sequence GTGGCCCGTGTAGTTGTCAATGTCATGCCGAAGGCAGAGATCCTGGATCCTCAGGGGCAGGCGGTCCTCCGCGCCCTGGGACGCATCGGCGTCAGCGGAGTCAGCGATGTCCGTCAGGGCAAGCGCTTCGAGCTTGAGGTGGATGATTCAGTGAGCGAGGCAGACTTGACCAAGGTCGCCGAAACTCTGCTGGCGAACACCGTCATCGAGGATTTTGAGGTTGTCGGAGTCGAGGTCGCCAAGTGA